A section of the Tamandua tetradactyla isolate mTamTet1 chromosome 4, mTamTet1.pri, whole genome shotgun sequence genome encodes:
- the PRR9 gene encoding proline-rich protein 9 has translation MSFHEQQCKQPCVPPPCLQETQEPCQAKAEGVCLPACQDPCQEKCPAQIQEVCLPPCQELIQENCPQQCQDQGPPQCAEPFQEVSQVKCVEVCPQQVPEKC, from the coding sequence ATGTCCTTTCATGAGCAGCAGTGCAAGCAGCCATGCGTGCCCCCTCCATGTCTCCAGGAGACCCAAGAGCCGTGTCAGGCAAAGGCTGAGGGGGTGTGTCTCCCCGCGTGCCAGGATCCCTGCCAAGAGAAGTGCCCGGCCCAAATTCAGGAGGTGTGTCTTCCTCCGTGTCAGGAGCTAATCCAAGAAAACTGCCCACAGCAATGCCAAGACCAGGGCCCACCTCAGTGTGCGGAGCCGTTCCAGGAAGTATCCCAAGTAAAATGTGTAGAAGTTTGCCCACAGCAAGTCCCAGAAAAGTGCTAA